In the genome of Felis catus isolate Fca126 chromosome E1, F.catus_Fca126_mat1.0, whole genome shotgun sequence, the window ggggatctgacaGCTggcagcagcgagcctgatgtggggctcgaacccatgaactgcaagattatgacctgagccaaagttggatgctcaaacaactgagccacctaggtgccctgcgACCACTTGTTTTTTAAGGGTTGGCCCATGGATCCTAAACTTCCTTACACTTTCGGGTTGTGTACAGATGAATATTAAACTGGCTTCCCATGGTATTCTACTCCATGGAAGCAGGAAAACCCTATGACAGGATGCAATGAGCAGGTGGAGCAGGCCTGAGGTAATGCAGTTAGATTGTGTCTCCATAGAGCTGGTTGGAGTCTGCAGAACTGGTTACTGCAGCTGTAGCTGGAATAAAAGACCGTCTGAAGAGAATCTGAAGTGGTGCACAAGAAGTGTCTGGTGCAGTTCCCAAGGAGTGCTTTAATGGTTTTATTCTACTAGAAGCTGAGACTGCCACTTGGCCATTTTAAGTTCTTTATGTTACTGGAACCAACAGGCAAACAAAGAAGTTACCATACTGTCTGGAGTAATTCAATCCAAATTAACAGTAGAAAAATGAATTTCTCTACACATTGAGGAAGCACTGTCTGACACCCAGGAGATTCTTTGGAGTACCACTTCgtaaaatataatggaaaactaCAGCAACCCAATAAAGGCAATAACACTGAGGATTCAGACTCCCAAGGAATGAAGGTTGAATATAAAGAAACCATCCAGCTGAAGTCATACATATAGAGGAAGTATAGAAGAAGGAGTTATAAATACTAGCTGTGGCTTTGTGATCAATGCAGTGTAAGAAAGAGCTGGAAACTAGGAGATAATCTGACACATATGGAGAATGATAGAGGTGATAGTGGTGGTGGGGTGCTATTAAAGTTTCCTACGGAGGTGAGAAGCTAGACATACCTCAAAGGAATGAAAAATCTAGGTTTCTATCTTTGTGCAAAGCTGACTTGAACATACTCTGGGAGAGGTCTCTTTTACTCTAGTACTTTCTCTGTATCTGCATATGGTTGGGTCATAGAGCTCTAATTTTTATTAGCTGCAGGTTTATCTCTCCCTTCGAGTATGTTTATGAGGAACTAGGTTGTAGTGAGAGATCATGCCACCCTGGGAATCTTTCCAAAATATGTCTTTCATGACATTTTGCTCAAAGACAGCTGATGACATCTTGTTGCCTACAAGATAAAGCCTCTTACACTGTAAGATGTTTTAGGATATTCACAGTCTGGTCCCTCTTCGTTTCTATGACTTCTCCAACCATCCTCCTTCACCTCCCAAAATGTAGGCTCCAGCCCCACAGGACTACTGTCCATTCCCTAAACAGGCAGTGATTGAGCATCCATACATGAGCTTCTGTCTATActcaccgcccccccaccccccctccccccaccaaagcaTGATCAGGTATGATGGGTGATGTAGTGAATCACAGCTCCAAAACTCTGAGAGCATTTGTCCTAAGGGGTCTTGGGTAATTTCTGTGTCTTTAATGAGTTCCTTTAGGATCTAGACTCCTTTGGGATCCAGAGCCCCTTAGTCCCAGGGATGTGTAGAATGAGAGATGTGAGAAGGGATGTTGCAGACACAAGTGACAACTACAGAGGCTGTCACTTTACATATCTTTGTAAATAAAGGTAAACAGGACCTTAGGTTAGTCTCCTGGAGTGCTCAGACACAGTAAGTTGGGCAGAGGGTGAACCTTCCAACCTGAGAGTCTTGCTTTCCCAGGTTGTATGATGTTCTGTAGGATGGTTCTTCGGGTATGATAACCCTCCTTTTCTTTACCTCCCTGGCTCCCAAGACTTCCCCACATTCTAGAACTATTTTGATTGATGTTCATAGTTACATTGAGTCTTTTTATTAATTATAGCATTCGTAAGTATTACTACATAATGCATCTCACAAGATTGTATCATTTTAACGGATCTCTGAggcaagcatttatttttttttatttttatttttttaatatatgaaatttattgacaaattggttccatacaacacccagtgctcatcccaaaaggtgccctcctcaatacccatcccccaccctctcctccctcccaccccccatctgaGGCAAGCATTTAATACACAGGTTCTTAACCctggaatatatatttgaattacaTTAGGAGCTTTAAAATTCTTTGGATAGCCCTCTCCCCTCAGGAATCTGATTACATTTACTGGTACAgtaatcagtattttaaaaatgtgtgtccTTACTACTTAAAGTGGTCCACAGACCAGCAGACTTGgcatcagaaaatataaaatttagtgcctaaaaaaatgtagaattttagGCACCACTGCAAATCTACAACATCAAAATTAGCATTTCACAGGACCCCTAGGCAGTTCATATGTAGATTTTTAGAAGCACTGCCTCTTGGGCCTCCCAGACTGAGAACCATTGATTGGCCATGTGAGCAAGATGAGAGGCATCGTTAATGGAGCAGCTGAAGCTCCTACGCCTGATCCGTGGCAGTGTCTGCTAGCTCTCTGGTCTGTGCTTCCTAATGAGACGTTCGCACCAGGGATGGTGCCCGCTcattttccagaggagaaaaATTCTGATAAATGAGGTGTATGAAACTTCACTTGATGTCATTATCTGCTGCAACACCAGCACATATGTCCAcgtataaaaaattttaatgtggctCAAACAGCATCAGCAGGGTGAAAATTCTAGCCATTGGACTCAGTTATGCTTCTTTAGGGAGGGAACTTTTAATATTCCTTAATGCTCCTACTGAGCTTTCTTAGCTCTGAGGGACTCGCTGAGGTGTGGGTGTCTGGAGAAGCACTGGAGTGAGGTCTCAAGGGTAGAAAttacctttgttttttcctttcctccacaaATTACTAAACCTGTCTatacatgagatttttttttatggcaatACCACTGAATCCTATGGATACAACACAAGGAAAAAGTGATGATGTGGATGTGTATACTGGGTTGTCTGTTTCGGTTAAAGAGCAGTGTGGTTGAAGTAGTCCAAATTTTCCATGAGTTAGAGATTATGTCAGGGAATTctataataaaatgtcaaaaactaGTAAGTTCTTGTTCTGAGAGTATTTAGTAGGAGTAGATATTCTAATAGGAGTTTGCTGTCTGTAAAGTTGAAGGAATGCATGTCTCAGCCTGAAGAacagccaataaatatttacgAAACACTGGCTACATCCAGGCACCGTGCCAGGTGCTGGCACTTCTGTAGTCATGAAGGCAGACACGGCCTTTCCTGCACGAAGTTTACAGTCCATTAGGGAGGACAGCTATACACAATACCTTGGGCAGTATTAGGGAAAAGCACAGGATCCTGTGGAAACATAGCAGGATCACTTGGTctggaggggacaggagaggTGTAGCTGAGTAAGTGATGCTTAATATGCCTGAAGGATAAGTATGGCAAACCCAGGTgaagaggcagggggaggaagaTGCTAGGCATGGGGGCCAGCAAGTGGAAAAGTCTGGAGGCAAGAAATTGTGACTTTCAAGTCCAGCATTTCTGGAGAGGTGAGTGTATGTCACGATGGGGCCAGGTGAAGCTGTGGAGGTAAGCCAGGGTCAGGTCAGGAAGCAACTTTGTGTCCTTGAAAGGAATTttgcctttatcttttttttttttaatttttttttttcaacgtttatttatttttgggacagagagagacagagcatgaacgggggaggggcagagagagagggagacacagaatcggaaacaggctccaggctctgagccatcagcccagagcctgacgcggggctcgaactcccggaccgcgagatcgtgacctggctgaagtcggacgcttaaccgactgcgccacccaggcgccccaggaattttgCCTTTATCTTAAGAGCAGTGAGAATCTATGAAGACTTTAGGGAGAATGATGATCAGATTTTCATCTTAGAATACTGCAGTGTGAACGAAGGATATTAAAGGAGAGTATTCAAGCATGGACACAAGGAGATGAGTGAAGAGGCTGTTTCAATAGTGCAGACAAGACATGATGTCAGCCCAGCCAGGATAGTGATGGTTGAGATAAGGAGTGGATAAATGAGAAAGAGATTTATCGTGTCAGAATATACAGGACTTCATAGACTGGATGTTGATAATGACAGAAAGGAGGGAGTAAAAGAAAACTCTCAGGTGTATGACTTGAGCCTGGATTTCTTTTACTGAGATATGAGAGACTTGGAGGCACAGAttaggagaggggcagggtgagatcatgagcttTATTTGCGGTCTCTGGAGCTGAAAATGCTTGTGATGTTATATGATGAGATAATCACTACACAGTTGGGAATACAGTTCTGATGGTGATAGAGGTCTATCCATGAGGTTTAGATGGTAATTTATGCCATGGGAGTAAGCAACTCTTTTAGGGCTGTCTATGTAGCATTATAAGAGAATAGGATTTAGGAAAAAAAGCCCAAGAAAACACCAATATATAAAATTCTGTTATGGAAGACACCAATCACAGTTATTGAGAATGAAGAGCTAAGAAACAGGATGATTGCACAGAAGGGATCAGAATGTTTCAGAAGGTATGGAAGAGTCAATATTATTAAATGCtaattaactagaaaaaaaattgagccaGAAAATGATTAGGTTAAGTGATTTGTTATATTTGTGGTTATAGAGTGTTGTGGATAACAAGGATGAAATCAATCATTGCAGAACAACTTACAGACCATgtatcttagaaatattttcatttttattcagttttttaatgGACACCATTATTTCCTCCTAAAGGACACAGACCATGACAAGAAGAAATCAAACTATTGTCTCAGTCTTCCTCCTTCTGGGCCTGCCAATTGAGCCAGAGCAACAAAATCCATTTTATGTCCTGTTCCTGGCCATGTATCTTATCACCGTACTGGGGAATCTCCTCATAATTTTCCTGATTTGCCTGGACTCCCACCTGCACAcacccatgtatttttttctcagcaatttgtctttctctgatatcTGCTTCTCTTCTGTGACCATTCCGAAATTGTTGCAAACCATGCAGAGCCAAGACTCATCCATCCCCTATGCCGGCTGCCTGACCCAAATgtacttctttctgttttttgcaGACCTGGAGAGTTTCCTCCTAGTggccatggcctatgaccgctatgtggccatctgctTCCCCCTCCACTACACCATTATCATGAGCtccaagctctgtctctccctggtTGTGCTGTCCTGGGTGCTGACCACGTTCCATGCTATGTTACACACTCTCCTCATGGCCAGATTGtgtttctgtgctgacaacataaTCCCCCACTTTTTCTGTGACATGTCTGCTCTGCTGAAGCTGGCGTGCTCTGACACTCGAGTCAATGAGTTGGTGATATTTATTATGGGAGGGCTCATTCTCGTCATCCCATTCCTACTCATCGTCATGTCTTATGCACGGATTGTGTCCTCCATCCTCAGGGTCCCTTCTGCCAGGGGCATCCGCaaggccttctccacctgtggctcccaCCTCTCCGTGCTGTCTCTTTTCTATGGGACAGTTATTGGCCTCTACTTGTGCCCTTCAGCTAATAATTCTGCTGTTAAGGAGACTGTGATGGCCGTGATGTACACTGTGGTCACCCCCATGCTGAATCCCttcatctacagcctgaggaacagaGACATGATGGGAGCTCTGGGAAGActccttttcaaaaagaaaatttccttctctgtataaTGGTAAAGCTGAggatttttacataattttatcaaGTAGATACACTGATGTTAATATGGGAATATTGAcccaggcttcttttttttctcccaccatgaatttttctattaaaaagacCTACTAAATAATTGTTCAGTACCTAATACAAATGAAGTGGAGTTATGTGGTTGCACTCAGAAAGGGGATCCCAATGACCTGGTAGCAGGTTCTTTCTATTTGCTCTTCCCAGGTGACCCtgaagaaacattatttttaaacttttaattgagCTTTCTGTTTCCAGTTGTGAAACAACTAATATGTTAtgcgttttgtttgtttgttttttaactaaaacTCTGCTTTAAGTGATACCCTGCTCTCCCAGGTCAATATTGACTAAAACTCAAGCCTCTCACTCCTCTGCTTACTTTCACTAAACTGGACTTTCATTGTTGAACGCAGATTTTTACGTACTTCTTCCTGAACGAGGGTTCGCGTTATTTtgtctcctcttctcctctgATTTATTTTCATGTCTACATTGTCTTTTTGACCTGATCTGAACCTAAAATGAACTTTCTATCTCATTTGCtacaatagtttgtttttgcctgGGAGCTAACCCATACCTGGAGCTCTATAAGTTACTCACACAGGTATGGGAAAGCCAGAGCCTGGTTAAAGCCTTACTGTTTAAGGCTGTCTTCCTCCTACttagtattttgaattttttcaacaaattttaCATCCATGAACTTATGCTACTCTTATGATTACTCCACAAAGGAATCTTATTACCATCTTAAAGATTGAAAATGTGGAATTTGATAACTTGCCAAAGTCCCAGAATTGGTCAATATTGAGCCTAAGATCTCAGGCTATCTAATTTTAGAGTTTCTTCTCATTTCCCCCACCTCAGAAATAAGGGAAAAGCCATTGATTTTTCAGTCAGCCCCATGTATAGCATTGTCTAGAATTCTAACTTTGGACTGTTCATTTCCTGTTATCTCTGATAGCATCTAAATCCATTATTTTAATCCTCTCAGAAATACTGCCTACCTCCACATATCTATCTGAAGTCTAAATCTTTTACaagttctcaatttttattttcatcttcacAGTAGACCTCTCCCCTTGATGCTCTATGAGCACTTCAATCTTAACCTacaaaaaattgaatttttatatttccccCCAAACTTCCACTTTGCTTAAACTCCATTTGTTTTTAGCTTTACAGAAGTATAATTGATAAAAATTGCACACATTTAACGTAGACATCTTGATGAATTTAGACTTATGCATACACCCATGATACTATCACCACAACCAAGATATTAAATATATCCATAATATCCAAGAATTTCcatgtgttcttttgtgtttttttcttttttgataagaATACTTTACATGGAATCTATCCTCTTCACATATTTTAGAGTGCACAATGCCATATTATTAACTGTAGGTATTATATTGTACAGCAGATCTTTAGAACTTAGTCATCTTATGTAACAGAAAGTTATACCCATTGAAAAACCAATTCTGCATTTGTTCGTCCCTCTGCCCCCAACAAACACTATTCAATTCTCCTTGTATGTGGTTATGACCATTTTAGACACCTCTTATCCAGAAtaaaatcatgcagtatttgtccttctgtttgtggttgtttcacttagcataacgtcctctagtttcatccatgttgtcatgaattttaagacttctttctctttttttaaaaaagatgaatgataagccactgtatgtatgtactacattttctttatccatgtatctgttgatggacatttgggttgtttacatatcttggctattataaataatgctgcaatgaacacagaaGTGCAAATGCCTTTTTGAGATCCTGgtatcatttcctttggatatatccCCACATTGGGACGGCTGGATCacacggtagttctatttttagttattttgaggaGACTCCTTACAATTTCCCATTGTGgctgtacattcccaccaactatACGTAAGAGTTCTCTTTTTCGGGgatacctggttggctcagtctttgaagcatctgactttggctcaggtcatgatctcacggttcttgggttatagccccgcgtcgggctctgtgccgacactaCTCTGTGCCGAAGCTGTCAagcttcgagcctggagcctgctttggattctatgtctccctttctctctgcccttcctccactcgtgttctgtctctctctccaaaaaataaataaacattaaaaaattaaaaaaaaaaagcgttctCCTTTTTCACCACATGTTATCTTAAAAAAGTAATATCCATCCtaacagatatgaggtgatatctcattgtggtttttgatctgcatttccctggtgtattagtgatattgagcaacTTTTTCATATACCTAATGGCCgtttgtacattttctttggagaaatgtctattcaagtcttttactcatttgttaatcaggttatttatttttattttgctgttgagttgtaggagaaTCTTACATAGTTTGTATATTAACCCTTAattagatatttgcaaatattttctcccatccaatAGAATGCATTTtcatattgtttcctttgctgtgcagaagcttttaagtttgatgtcTCATCAGAAGGTATcaagtacttaggaataaacttaaccaagaggTGGAACACTTGTATATTaagactataaaacactgatgaaaaaatttaaagcagataCATTAATGGAAAGACAGCCcttgttcatggattggaagaattaatattgttaagatgtccataTTTCCCAATATACAGATTCACTgcaatccttatttttttcctcttttttaattaattattttaggggcccctgggtggctcagttggttaagcctccagttttagctcaggtcataatctcacagttcatgggtttgagccctgcattgggctgtgtgctgacagctcagagcctggagcctgcttcagattctgtgtctcctgctctctttgcccctcccccactcatactctgtctttgtctttctatctcccccaaatgaataaacattaaaaaatatttttttcaatttaaattcaagctaattaacatacagtgtagtcttggcttcaggagtagaaccatgtgattcatctcttacgtatgacacccagtgcttcACAGTAATCCTTATTAAAATCCCAGTTGCGTGTTTTATAGAAAAaatcctacaattcatatggaactaTATCAGACTCTGCAaaaccaaagaaatcttgagcaaaaagaacaaagctagaggcatatCATAgttcctaatttcaaaatatattacaaagccacagaaatcaaaacagtaaggtAGTGGTGTAAAGATAGACATACAGtccaatggaacagagtagaggaCCCAAATGTAAATTCATGTAGTATACAatcaactgattttcaaatagGGTGCCATGAACATGCAATGGGGCaatgatagtctcttcaacaagtggtgttgtgaaaactggatatccacatgaaaaaagaattcagttggatctcttatcttacaccatacgccAAAATCAACTGAAAATAGAGTAAGGGGTTAAATAGAagacctaaaactgtaaaactttttgaagaaaatatataggGAAAATTTCTTGACATTGATAttggcagtgatttcttagatttgacaccaaaagcccAGGTAGCAAAATTAAACATAGACAAGTGGGACTGCATCAAATGATATTTCATTTCTTGATTCATATTATCTTCCATCCAGTTACCCAAAGAACTGTTTGtgtgtctttgtatttatgaAAATAGGTTattgttcactttttctttttccatttactaTTATGCTtgctgatttattttaatattctccaTGTGTTACTTAAGGTACAGTAGTTGGTGTAACAAATAAACCCGGAAATTTCAGTGGTGTGATACAGTGAATGTTTTTTCCTGCTCATGTAAAATTGAGTTGGCATTGACACATGGAGAGCACTATGTTTCATGTCATCAGGTTGATGGAGGCTCTATAGTCACCTCAGGTGTTGACATTCAGCCCCGAGGAACAGTGGGTAGAGGACGACAGTGAAGAGTTTAATGAACTGGAACTAGAAATGGCATACATCACTTTGACCTACATTTTGTTCTCCAGAACTCAGCCACATAGCTCAACTTAGATAAAAGGTGGATAAGGGGATGTCACAGACTGCCATGTAGATAGATAGTTAGAtagatattattttgaaataattacagtcacaagaaatttaaaaagtacagaaagaTAATTTGTGCCTCATCTAGGTTCCTTCAGTGGTACCATTTTATATAAGTAGAACACGTTAACAAAACTAGGAAATTGACTAGCACATCACAATGAACTGGACCACAGACTTGGATTCTACCAGTTTTGCTGCACTCATTCTTTTATGaagattatgatgatgatgatgatgatgatgtcttTGTGTGTAGTTTATgataatttattacatatttggATTCATATaaccatcaacaaaatcaaaCTCCAGAACTGTTGTCTCACCACAGAGGATGTCTGCTGTGTTACATCTTCATACTTCAAACTGTAGTATATTTTGAGAGTAAAAGGGGTCTGGGACTATAATGGGACTGTACAGGaaacacatgtatatatgatagtcttaattttagtttatataaatgggatcatagaTGTTCAAAAAGcaacagagggcagagagagagagagagaaagggaaaatgaatgaatgatgagtaCCTCACATGCAATGTAGGAGTCTAGTGTGTAGAGATACATATCTTTTCCCTTTGTGTAAATACAGGCATACATTTCATTGGTGCTGTACTAAAGAAGTATtagctgtttaaaaaatgaaagaaaaactggcTACATTTGACCTACTGATAGACAATATCACTATAAAATGGGGTCCCTTGCtgggggattttcttttttaatttcaatatagttaacatacagtattatattagtttcaggtgtacaatatagtgattcaacaattctttacATTACGCAGTGCTATCCTGatcccccccacctgcctccccactggtaaccatcactttgttctctgtagttgagtctatttcttggtttctctcttgctttcttctctgttttgtttcttaaattccacatatgagtgaaatcatatggctttgtctttctctgactgacttatttcgctcaccataatactctctagctccatccatgttgttcaaatggcaagatttcatgacttttttgtatggctgaataatattcctgtgtgtgtgtgtgtgtgtgtatgtgtgtgtgtgtgtgtgtgtgtgtgtatttctttatccattcatcagtctatggacacttggactgtttccataatttggctattgtagataatgctgctataaccaCTAGGGTGCAtgaatccctttgaattaatgttttgtatttttggggtaaaaacctagtagtgcaattactggatcataggatagttctatttttaacttgttgaggaacctccatactgttctccagagtggctgcaccagtttgcattcccaccagtagtgcaagaaggttcccctttcttcacatttgCCAACTcttgttgtttcctgtattgtaGATTTTAAccatttgacaggtgtgaggtgatgtctccttgtggttttgatttgtgttttcctgatgttgagcatttttttatgtctctgttggctatctgtatgtcttctttggagaaatgtctgttcatgtcttctgctcattttttaattggattatttgttttttgagtgttgagttgtatcagttctttatatattttggatattaaccctttatcagatatgtcgtttggaaatatcttctcccattctgtaggttgccttttaattctgttgatttttttcctttcctttgcagaagttttcattttgaggtagtcccaatggtttacttttaattttatttcctttgcctctggagacatatctaaaaaaatgttgctatggccaaagtCAGAGtcattattgcctgtgctctcttttaggatttttgtggCTTCAGGCCTcacctttaggtctttaatccattttgaatttatttttgtgtatggtgttagaaagtggtccagtttcattcttttgcatggtgctgtccagtttttcctacatttgttgaagagactgtatttttctaTTGTACATTCAATTTCTCCTTTGTtgaagactaattgaccatataattgtgggtttatttcttggttttctattctgttctcttagtctatgtgtctatgtttatgccagtaccatactgtttttattaatatggttTTGTAATATACTtgaggtctggaattgtgatgcctccagcttttctttggaaataactttttttttaatttaaagtttggctggttaacatacagtgcactattggtttcaggagtagaattcagtgattcatcacttacacacaacactcagtgctcatcacaacaagtgccctccttcatacccatcacccatctagcccacctcCCACGcacctcccttcatcaaccctcagtttgttctgtgtcattaagagtctcttgtggtttgtttcctctcttcttccccctccccccactgcttcCCATACATcagcctgttttgtttcttaaattccatgtatgaatgaaattgtatggtatttgtctttctctgattgacttatttcacttagcataatacattcgagctccatccatgtcattgcaaatggcaagatttcattctttttggtgtctgagtaatattccattgtatatctacaccacatcttctttatccattcatcagttgttgaacatttgggctctccctatagcttggctattgttgataatactgctataaacatcaggatgcatgtgttgcttcaaatcagcacttttgtgttctt includes:
- the LOC111557757 gene encoding olfactory receptor-like protein DTMT, whose protein sequence is MTRRNQTIVSVFLLLGLPIEPEQQNPFYVLFLAMYLITVLGNLLIIFLICLDSHLHTPMYFFLSNLSFSDICFSSVTIPKLLQTMQSQDSSIPYAGCLTQMYFFLFFADLESFLLVAMAYDRYVAICFPLHYTIIMSSKLCLSLVVLSWVLTTFHAMLHTLLMARLCFCADNIIPHFFCDMSALLKLACSDTRVNELVIFIMGGLILVIPFLLIVMSYARIVSSILRVPSARGIRKAFSTCGSHLSVLSLFYGTVIGLYLCPSANNSAVKETVMAVMYTVVTPMLNPFIYSLRNRDMMGALGRLLFKKKISFSV